The genomic stretch CCGCCCGGGCAGGAGCCCGCCGCAGCCGGGCCCTGGTACCGCGGCTGTACCTCGGGTGGTCGCTGGAGCTCTAGATTGCGGCTTCGAGTAAGCACGCAGCAGGCTTCCCGTCGCTCGTGTCCTCGATCAAGCacaggcagcctgcctgcacccccaAAGCCCTGCCCGACCTCCTCCTGCCGCCAGCTGTCTCACCAGATCAGCTCCTCCGGCTGCCTGAGCCAGGGAAGGTGGCTCCGACTGCCCGCCCCTTCTGGTGAGCATAGCcgggctcccagcagctggcagaaagTGCCCTGTACGCAGTGACGCTACCTGCCCCAAATTCTGCATAAAGCTCCCCGTGGCAGCGACACTTGGAGAAGGACGGATAAGAAGCCGCTAATGGGGGGGGGACTCGGCCACAGCTACCTGCACCTCATAGTGTTGCCCTAGGCGCAGGGGTACCGCAGGCTCCCGGAGCACCGTGGGGACACAAAAATATCACACGTTAAACCCAAACCGCTGTAAGACAGGCGGCCGTGGCAGCGGGCCCTACCGTACCCGCTCGCCGTGGCAGGGGCAGAGACCAGATCCCCCAGTGTAACGCCGCAGCCCAGGCCGCGGCGGCCCCTTCCAGGCCCCGGCGAAAGCGACAGGGGGCGCCAGAGCCCAGCGCGCCACCCGGCGCCCCTGCGCGTGCGCACCGGCCCTTCCCGCTCCGCGCACgcgccctcccctccctctccgGCCAACAAGCGCTCCCGCCCAGACCACCCCGCGCACgcgcgccgctccccgcccaGCCTCGCGCTGCCGTGCGCATGCGCAccgccccctcctgccccctcccaccctACCGCACCCCCCCGGCGCGGCCCAGGAGCACGGCGGCCGCTCGGCGGGCGATGCGGAAGGAGCCCGGGCACTGCTGAGCGGGCCGAGGCCCGGCGGGGCTCCCGGCGACCCCCGGCGTCGCTGCCAGCCGGGCccgcggggcaggggcgggAAAGACCCGGACCCTCCATCGGTCGCTGAGGTGAGGGGCGGAGTGGGGCTAGGCCGTGAGCGACGCGCGGCTCAACCAATGGGAGAGGCAGCTCCCGGGCTCCGCCCCTCCGGGCTCTCCCGCCGGGCGATTGGCTGGCGAGTGAGGGGTGGGCGCCGTCCTCGCGGGCGCCGTGTGGCCCTCGTGCGCGGGCCCCGTGCTGGCCGCTCCGCCCCGCGGGGTACGGTGGCCGCGAGGGGCGGTGCGGTGGCCGGGGGGCAGGCCGCCCCCTGCGGCCCTCCCGCGGCCCGGCGTGCCACCGGCCCGGCCCCACGGCGGCACCGGCTCGCCAAGGCTCGCTCCCGTAAGAACGCAGGGCCggccggccgggcggcggcagccccgggcGGGCGGTGCCCGGAGAGCTCGGCCCCGGTGGGGAGCGCTGGCCGGTTTGCAGCCTTTTATCCGCTCGGCTGCCCTCCGTGCACCGGGGAGCGAGGGGCTCCGGGGGACCGGGCTGGGCACGGCTAACCCCCGGGGCTAGGGGGCTGCCCTGCGGTTACCGTCAAACCGGACCCCGCACGGAGCAGCCGTGACCCTTGGGCAACGCCGCCTGACCGCTTCCGCCGGCCGCCGTTGGGCAACGCCGgcggaggggggcggggggagccgggcccTTTAacgggcggggccggggcgggcgggggcggtgCTGCCTCCGCCTCCGCGGCACTCCGGGACTGGCggagcgcggccgggccggcctgcagctccagcagaacGGGAGCCGCctccgccccggcccggcccgcagccgCCTGCCAGGCGGTGCCTGCGCCTGGTGAGACCCCGGGGCTGGGGACCAGGGGCTGCTCGGAGCGAGCCTGGGGGCCCCCTGGGGCTCGCCGTTGGCTTCCCGGGAGGGGGTGTTACGGTCGGTTCGCTGTGCGGCTTCAATCCGGTGGTCCCGAGTCTCAGCATAAAGCTGCGGGATGATCTCAGCCTAAGGCTTTGGGTGTATTAACTAGGAGCTGTGGCGTTAACcgtttcttttcctttctccttctctggtGTTTGTCTGTGCAAAGGTCAGATGTTTCCATTGGTCCTGAAGAAGAGTGGAGTTGGGACCTGCTAAGTGCTGATCTGCTTGTGCCTCCGGACCATGGACTCATTGAGAGCGTCCCAGGTGTGAAAATGTCCAGCAGTAACCGGGAGTTAGTGATTGACTTTGTTTCCTACAAGCTCTCGCAGAAGGGGTACAGCTGGagtcagctggaggaggaggatgagaaCAGGACTGACTTTGCAGCAGAGGAGGCCGAGATGGACGGCGTCCTCAATGGGAGCCCCTCTTGGCACCCGCCCGCCAGCCACGTAGTGAATGGAGCTGCCGTGCACCGGAGCAGCCTCGAAGTCCATGAAATCGTTCAAGCAGCCGATGTGAGGCAGGCGCtgagggaggcaggggatgAGTTTGAGTTGAGGTACCGGCAGGCTTTCAGCGACCTCACTTCCCAGCTCCACATCACCCCCGGCACAGCGTATCAGAGCTTTGAGCAAGTAGTGAATGAACTCTTCCGCGATGGAGTGAACTGGGGTCGCATCGTGGCTTTCTTCTCCTTCGGAGGAGCCTTGTGTGTGGAGAGCGTTGACAAGGAGATGCGGGTATTGGTGGGACGCATTGTAGCTTGGATGACCACGTACTTGACCGACCACCTAGATCCCTGGATCCAGGAGAATGGCGGATGGGTAAGAACTCCTCTCTGTGGTGGGGATGGCTACCCGTATCCTTCCTAGCTCCAGGCTGACAGTGTTGCCAGTCAAATCAGAGCACAGCTTCCTGCAATGTTTATGCTAGCATATGTCCTAGACTTTGCAGGGAGATAAAGGAGCGCATGGCCTTCCCTTCTGTGCTCTTAAACGCTCTGTCCCAAGAGGGTCAGTCCTCCACAATGACACAACCAGTTTATGCTCAGATGTGTTCTTCTCCACCCCATTTCTTCTCCCTGGATGTTACATAAAAGATGTGTTTTCCGACAGCCTTTGGAAATGTAATGTCATCCAAGCTTGTTCTTCAACCGGGAGCCCTTGCTCTCAGGCATGTTCCTGGTGTCATTTAACAGCAGGGAGTGGAGCTTCCTCCTCTCCAAGCGTGCAGTGCTCTGTTGGGCTGGCCTGTGGTCTGCCAGGGTAACAGCTACTTCTTCATTCTGGAGACAGgactttgctttctgctgtgctcaTGGTGAAGTGAATCCCACAGCAGAtcttggcggggggggggtggggcggggggagctgctggggctgcctgagCTGGTGCAGTGGGAGCCAAGGTTGAGGTGGGGGCAACCTCagtgtgctggggagctgctaaacctgcagctgcctcttgCTTGGCAGGGAGCAGtgctcccagctgccccagcagcaaaCCCTGTAAGCTTTCAGTGGTGAGGTATTAACATGAATAAGCATTTCTTCAGGAAGCATTCCTGAAATGCCGGGTCCAGCTCTGCGGTGCTGCCTGGGACTGCCAGTGGGAGGTATATGACCTACAGAtgtctgagttttctttttgcttctgcatcTTAGTGATTCCCTGCTGGTGTAACCTTTACTGGTGCCCACTGGAAAGAGTTCATGCTGTCAGACGTTAGCAACTAAACGGTGGGGAACTGCCTTGCTGGTGAGCTAAGGCCTTTTGGCCCTCTTCATATCCTAGTCCATCAGCAAACCCCTGCGTTGCGAGGAGGGGGTGAGAATCTTTCAGCCCAGCGCTGTGCTCTGCA from Falco rusticolus isolate bFalRus1 chromosome 10, bFalRus1.pri, whole genome shotgun sequence encodes the following:
- the BCL2L1 gene encoding bcl-2-like protein 1, giving the protein MSSSNRELVIDFVSYKLSQKGYSWSQLEEEDENRTDFAAEEAEMDGVLNGSPSWHPPASHVVNGAAVHRSSLEVHEIVQAADVRQALREAGDEFELRYRQAFSDLTSQLHITPGTAYQSFEQVVNELFRDGVNWGRIVAFFSFGGALCVESVDKEMRVLVGRIVAWMTTYLTDHLDPWIQENGGWERFVDLYGNNAAAEVRKGQETFNKWLLTGATVAGVLLLGSLLSRK